The Delphinus delphis chromosome 2, mDelDel1.2, whole genome shotgun sequence genome segment GTTGAAAAggtcaaaaagattaaaagagtCAAAATTGCATTAAAGGTGTGTActtctttttagtttaatgttttAATGCTACATTCATTTCATGGGGAGGGTTAGGGCATTTGTATTTGTAAACTGTTCTGTTCAGTGTGCTTGTTCATATGCCTGTTGAGGTTTATGATTTCatgaaatttcatattttatgcaAATGTTTGCTTGCTGGCCCAGTCAAGTAGGGAAAGCTGTTAAATgctcatgcatttaaaaaaatgttatagcCATAGGCACTTCGATATTAAATTATTAGGTGCAGTGTTTGAAAGTTGGTTAACATGAAATGACTTTAATAGGTGAGATTATTCTTTTGTGGTAACTTACTCTGAGGTAGTCTGTAGGTGGAGTCTTTAGTACCATAtctatttttatctttggttttgtctattctggaatttatttattctttcagcagCTGTTTATTTAGAGCCTTTTAGGTGGATAGCTCTGTTCTCAGGCTCTGGAATTTTGCAGTAAGGCTTACCTTTGGATTCATGCTGTCAGAATTTTGTGGATAACAATTTGTATACAAATGTCTACATAGTTATTTCTAGTATATATCCACTCTAAGTTTCTAAAGCAGACCTGTCTAACACTAAGTTCTGAGCTCTTCTGGATTTAGTTATAATGTGGCCCCATTGTGCTTaggggttttatatatatatttgacttcATTTAGTTTACAGGAAGATTCTCCTTTAGCCTGTAGGTTTGATTTTTGCCTAACTGGTCAGAAACTGAAAGGTTTTTTGTAAGAAGGCAGTGAGTATGTCTTCAGGAAATAGAATGTAATAATTCATCTTTAAACATTACTTAATGAAGATGAAAACATGTACAGACTTTAGCTGTGTAAAATTGTAAAGCCCTAGCATGCTAGAGGGATTTTATTTAGAAAGGGTCTATAAAGTTGGTTTGCTACTTTTATCATTGTTTCCTAGATAAATAGCCATGATGGAATAGATTCCTGGTTTGTCTTTAAAGAACTGCTACAGTAAGACTTGATGTAGGTACAATTAAAAGTATTAACTTGCTGTTTCTCTACTCTTATGAAGCAAAATGTGAGCTGAATCGGCTTTTTCACTGGGAAGTAATAATGTTCACTGTAAAACATCTTAACTTACTGTTTAAACTAATTGTTACCAAgaaattaagaaactgaaatttcTCCTTTTGATGGCTATGTATTAATAGTATTCTATCTTCTTTGGCTTTTCATTACTTCAAATAACcaaatgatgatgaagatgataataGCTGAAATCAGATGAGGGCTTTCctgggtgccaggctctgtgctaagcatCTTTACCTGggttttttcattcagttttcatGACAATCCTAAGAGGTGAGTATATTATACTAATGAATAGGagagtaaactgaggcttagtgaggTTCAGGCactttgcccagggtcacacagctaacatagagtcagaattcaaacccagacagcCTGATTTTTTTAGGTTTAGATTcttgtattttcctaatttacCATAAACTTAAGAGGgactaatttcattttaaaatatagagtgtgatttttggcttttttttaatggaaagaaattcTCACTTTGTGCTTGGGACATCCTAATGCTGCAGTGGATTGGAAGGAAGTTTCTACACCAGCACAAGCTGTGTTTTGGATAGGGTGCCGATAATTGGCTTAATAGCAGTGCATCTGACAGTTTTCCCTATTGAAAATTTGTTTTGACAATTCTGCCAAAGTATGggggaagacaaataccattatatttaaaaatgtgaaccTTAACTACAGAATATTATGATTTGCATGTTTAAGTACTATCGTTTCAGCCATATTTGCGTGTGGTGTTTATGGATACTAGTTTTTGTGTAAATGTGGGTTCCTAAATGGAATCATTTTGTGCCACTAATGGGGAAATTTCATCATTAAAGAATGATTGAAGAGGACTGGTCTTCATGAGAGATGCATAGTAAAAGTATCTGGACTGTTTTGCTGAGAAGGGAGGGAGTGTGGCATTTGTTTCATATTAAAActggtagagggcttccctggtggcgcagtggttgggagtccgcctgccgatgcaggggacgctggttcgtgccccggtccgggaagatcccatatgccgtggagcggctgggcccgcgcatccggagcctgtgctctgcaacgggagaggccacggcagtgaggggcccccgtaccgcaaaaacaaaacaaaacaagacaaaacaaaagacTTGTAGAGTTGCAGATTATCTTTATTATCACTCTTATTAAAGAATATTGTTTAAGAGCAGTAGGGATCAAgctttcaaaatcattttctccCCATACCCTAGTCTGGAAAACTTGGATGATGATTTGTATTGTTAGATCACTTGGTTTTAGAGGGCCAAAATAGactcattatattttaaagaaaactcttGTAATTTAAACTAGTATTATAAACAGCAGCTTTAGTGGAACTCctaataaaatgtagtatatatttttcttggtttGTCCTGCTTGTAGTCTTTGTGTTCCAAAGATTTTCCTATGGATATTTTCTTGCAGATGTTTAACTTTGATCTTAATTAAATGCTGACTTAATGGTCCATGttatttacatgtttatatatatgtgcaGAGTTTATCTTGTTATTATATTACTTAAATTTGTAGAAAATATCTGGTTAGTGGTATAGATTAATTGGTTTTactggaattttatttaaaatagtattaatTAAAAACTTTGCTTTACAGCTTTGAATGGGAAAAGTAATTTGGGagtactagaaaatggacttgaataAGTAATATATTATTTCTACAGCTATAGTTTCCCCTCAGGAAAGATCTGATGGGACAGTGCAGCACATTTGAGAAACTGGCTTTGCAGCTGTGACTTGTAGGAAGCTCTTTGGCTGAAACTTGAAATGAAAGGTTTTGGTATTTATGTTTAACAGAGTCATTAGGCTGAAATCTGTAGGATGAGAAAGATAATTTAGAGTAAAGCATGAACTCTTGGTCattttataaaaagcattttGCTTGAACTAATTTTTCCTCACTTAATACTACCTGCTATCAAAAGATGCATTTTGAGTTCTGAGCTCCTACTGGTCTGCTGTGTTTGTAGCCCTTCATTGGAGAAAGCAGGCTGAAAGAAATAGGAAGGCCTTGTAGGAATGGGAGCTCAGGAACCGGGAGAATTCCAATTTCATGGTTCAGATCTTAGTCTTTTCCCTCCTACATTGCAGAAAGCACATCGTTTGCATCTGTGCGTATTAATGTTCTTTCCCCCCGACTGTGCTGAGATTATTGGCTGTTGGCTTTCCATTGAAAAATTACTTTTGTGGTAATGTGATGTGGTTTGCTAAATATTGTATATGTAACATCCCTGGTTTCTGTTTAAAGGCTTAAAAACACTAATGTGTAAACTTCTAAAggggagttttgtttttgtggatttttttataTCATGTTGCATGTGAtcagatatttcatttttgtattttcatcatTCTTGAAtggtggaaagaaaaaatattctgagtGATTAGCAGATAACTGTGTTTGAACAATCTGGGTGGTAACTTTGTATAATTTAACCTGTGGCTCTAAAAGTTtgggttttaaattttaagttatatcttattcttttagTGCAAGCTATATCCTCTGGTCAGTTGGCATATAATCCTGCTTTTGTTCAAAAGCTTAATATGGAAATAAAACTCAGTagcatctttcatttctgattctaggAAAACAGTGATTTTTCATTATTGAAACTTAGTTGCCACCTGCTTTCCAAATTAGCAGTTGACTTAATGCCAAGGCATTTTGATAACTGGCTTGTgtttttcttccagcttgtccttCCAGAGTACCTCATCCATGCTTTCTTCTGTGTCATGTTTCTTTGTGCAGCAGAGTGGCTTACACTGGGTCTCAATATGCCCCTCTTGGCATATCATATTTGGAGGTAATATTTAGATACACTTCTAATACTTTtcctaattaaattttaattatactaTGGTTGATATGGTTATCTTACATGCTAGCCACCTAAACGAAATTagttagcatttatttttaaaaccacatggATGCACAAATAACTGTGTTAATACCTCTTATGGAGCTTATGTTATTATTctttaaagggttttttttaaaagtgaggtATAACTTACATACGATAATGTGTGCACGTCtaaagtgtacagctcagtggatTTTTACATATGGATACACTTGTGAAactaccacccagatcaagatatacagcacttccagcccccagaagaGTCCCTTGTGTCCCATTCCAATCAGTTAGCCCTGTACTTTCATAGGAGAACCAGTGATCTCTTGCAGCTTAGATTAGTTTTGTCCAtctttgaacttcatataaatcaGATTGTACAGTGTGTGTCTAACTTCTTTCTCCATGTTTACTTTATGACTTTAAATTTGGTTATTTATAAAAGATTCATATTTCATAACTTCTAAATGTTATATCTGATCTATATAGCATTAGAGTGTTTTGTTTTAGATAGGCATGTCAAAATCTCATTGCCCTTGATTTTAGGAAATACATATGGAAGAAGTATTTAGGAGTAAAGTGGTTTCACATCTGTAACTGGCTCTgaaatggctcagaaaaaaatgtacGTGTATttagagagagaacagaaaagagaaggacAAAGCTGTGTGGTAAATGTGAACATTTGGAATATCTTGGTGAAGTGttctttatgttaaaataaaaagttgaaagaaaaaattgtatttcctttttacaGTTATTCTTAATCTTGGATTTCTGGAAGTGTAGAGGAGACCAGATATGACTTGTTTAACCACCTTGTTCTCTGTAGGGGCTccagttttaaaattaagatgatAAAAGGAAAGAACTCCACCTAGAACTAAAAGTATGCTTCCCAATGTGGACCACCTCTCATTGTAACAAATATTATTTGAGAAGAAGAATGCTCCTTTCCATCCTGAAGGTTAGCTTCCATTCTGAGTGGCTAATCAACTGTGTTTATTACAGGTATATGAGTAGACCAGTGATGAGTGGACCAGGACTCTATGACCCTACAACCATCATGAATGCAGATATTCTAGCATATTGTCAGAAAGAAGGATGGTGCAAATTAGCTTTTTATCTTCTAGCATTTTTTTACTACCTATATGggtaagtttaaaaaacaaaacgaaaatatGATTTCACTTTGCTGCCGGAAACATTTGCAGGCATTATGGTCTGAACACCTTAAAATCCACTTGAAGAATAACTCATGTCTTGGACGGTGGTACTGAAAACGGCACAGTGCACACCAGCAAATTCACACACATTGAATAAACTGGTACTTGTCAAGGCAGCCAACTGATGTGCAGTCAGAGGCAGAAAGTTGGGTCAGGGATGCTGCTTCCAAAGTCTCAGACAGTCAGTGAAGGACAGTCCTCATTCTCCATGGCAGAGCAAGAGGATATGGCTGTGTGCATTTGCAAAAAATTTCTGCTTGGCTTCAGTGTCTGTCTCaagattatgtttaattttttctttatcattcttcataaactgtattttattttctggtttgcATGATCCGAAtgggatggaggaaagaaaagttcTATCATATAGGATGctgcagttatttatttttttaattatttatttattttttggctgcatcgggtcttagttgtggcacacaggatcttcgt includes the following:
- the CNIH1 gene encoding protein cornichon homolog 1, whose translation is MAFTFAAFCYMLALLLTAALIFFAIWHIIAFDELKTDYKNPIDQCNTLNPLVLPEYLIHAFFCVMFLCAAEWLTLGLNMPLLAYHIWRYMSRPVMSGPGLYDPTTIMNADILAYCQKEGWCKLAFYLLAFFYYLYGMIYVLVSS